One window of Leptospira wolbachii serovar Codice str. CDC genomic DNA carries:
- a CDS encoding lysophospholipid acyltransferase family protein, with amino-acid sequence MKPKKHTVLYDFLIKLVSLGKGVVFHSIEENFSGNLDHFETPYPSALLCNHVSEADVVSLSMVYRRLQPKIKMIIPAREDMLQSGFLQKEFRAKGIIKWIFQFIDATKIIPFLLRYIGAVPIKRPFRDNARELIKSGELRDKVDSEWTELVANIKRGRDLFMFPEGTYSHDGFLNQIKRGAYYIKSKIDNLHFNSFTLTYDHLSYQKTKLYIKYGKPFQIDSNQTADQVIRLVGDKLGKNYTITLGNLTSYVLLKFGKETKIKKNQFIDLLIKLKKQIESTFPEIAVASELRKESFHTQLESIFAKLKQFKLIDWEEETVHTKEILYHIPKSVHNLKKSNIVMYHKNQLTAHLTHLEEVWNGIFTTQGVPNETT; translated from the coding sequence ATGAAACCAAAAAAACATACGGTTCTCTATGATTTTCTAATCAAATTAGTCAGTTTGGGCAAAGGAGTGGTTTTCCATTCCATAGAAGAAAACTTTTCAGGTAACTTGGATCATTTTGAAACCCCCTACCCTTCAGCCTTACTATGCAACCATGTATCGGAAGCGGACGTTGTGTCTCTATCTATGGTCTATCGCAGACTCCAACCAAAAATCAAGATGATCATTCCCGCAAGAGAAGACATGTTACAATCGGGGTTTCTGCAAAAAGAATTTCGAGCAAAAGGAATTATCAAATGGATTTTCCAATTCATTGATGCCACAAAAATCATTCCTTTTTTGTTACGTTACATTGGGGCCGTTCCCATCAAACGACCTTTTCGCGATAATGCAAGAGAGCTGATCAAATCAGGCGAACTAAGAGACAAAGTAGATAGTGAGTGGACCGAACTTGTAGCCAATATCAAAAGAGGGCGCGATTTATTTATGTTTCCGGAAGGAACTTATAGCCATGACGGTTTTTTAAACCAAATCAAACGTGGAGCTTACTATATCAAATCCAAAATCGATAATCTCCATTTCAATAGCTTCACGCTAACGTATGACCATCTTTCCTATCAAAAAACGAAACTATACATTAAATACGGGAAACCTTTTCAAATTGATTCAAACCAAACTGCGGATCAAGTGATTCGTCTTGTGGGAGATAAACTTGGTAAAAATTATACCATCACACTGGGAAATCTAACTTCTTATGTATTATTAAAATTTGGGAAAGAAACTAAAATCAAAAAAAACCAATTCATTGACCTTCTTATAAAACTCAAAAAACAAATTGAATCAACATTCCCAGAAATTGCGGTTGCCTCTGAACTGCGCAAAGAAAGTTTTCACACCCAACTTGAATCTATATTTGCAAAACTAAAACAATTTAAACTCATTGATTGGGAAGAAGAAACCGTTCACACGAAAGAAATCCTTTATCACATACCAAAATCCGTTCACAATTTAAAGAAATCGAATATTGTCATGTACCATAAAAACCAACTCACTGCTCATCTAACTCACTTAGAAGAAGTCTGGAATGGAATTTTCACAACCCAAGGAGTGCCAAATGAAACCACTTAA
- a CDS encoding MarR family EPS-associated transcriptional regulator, protein MSHPPMKDNYQYNDHHLKLLQLLQENPHLSQRDASDVMGLSLGKVNYILKAFLDKGLIKMNNFRNNKNKLSYTYLLTPRGIEEKARMTLHFYEVKKREYEALRAEVEKLGDSLESLEA, encoded by the coding sequence TTGTCCCATCCTCCTATGAAAGATAATTATCAATACAATGACCACCACCTGAAGCTCTTACAATTGCTTCAAGAAAACCCACATTTATCTCAACGGGATGCCTCCGATGTCATGGGTTTGAGTCTTGGTAAGGTAAACTATATTCTAAAAGCATTTTTAGATAAAGGCCTGATAAAAATGAATAACTTTCGAAATAATAAAAATAAACTTTCTTATACCTATTTACTAACACCTAGGGGCATTGAAGAAAAGGCTCGTATGACTCTCCATTTTTATGAAGTGAAAAAAAGAGAGTATGAGGCACTTCGTGCGGAAGTAGAAAAGTTAGGTGATAGTTTGGAAAGTTTGGAAGCTTAG
- the fcl gene encoding GDP-L-fucose synthase translates to MNQDSKIYIAGHKGLVGSALVRLLNQSGFKNVIGRTRAEMDLADQTKVYDFFAKEKPEYVFLAAAKVGGIFANNTYPAEFIFSNLQIQNNIIDAAYRNGVKKLCFLGSSCIYPKFAKQPMDEGQLLDGKLEPTNEPYAVAKIAGIVMCQSYNRQYGTNYISVMPTNLYGPGDNYHPENSHVLPALLRRFHEAKIQNLPEVVIWGTGKPLREFLYSEDMARACIFLMQNYDVTTDPKGGEHVNVGSGIEVSIKELAETIKSVVGYEGNLTFDLTKPDGTPRKLLDVSKLHKMGWKHEVELKDGVRAAYTDFLENGKL, encoded by the coding sequence TTGAATCAAGATTCAAAAATATATATAGCAGGCCACAAAGGATTGGTAGGATCAGCTTTAGTTCGCCTCCTAAATCAATCAGGATTTAAAAATGTAATCGGAAGGACCCGTGCGGAAATGGACCTAGCGGATCAAACCAAAGTTTACGATTTTTTTGCCAAAGAAAAACCAGAGTATGTTTTTTTAGCGGCGGCCAAAGTTGGTGGGATTTTTGCGAACAATACGTATCCTGCTGAATTTATTTTTTCTAACTTACAAATTCAGAACAATATCATTGATGCCGCTTATAGAAACGGTGTTAAAAAATTATGTTTTTTGGGTTCATCTTGTATTTACCCAAAATTCGCAAAACAACCAATGGATGAAGGACAATTGTTGGATGGAAAATTGGAACCAACAAACGAGCCTTATGCGGTGGCGAAAATTGCCGGAATTGTGATGTGCCAATCCTACAATCGTCAGTATGGCACTAATTATATTTCTGTAATGCCTACTAATTTATATGGACCTGGTGACAACTACCATCCTGAAAATTCCCATGTTTTGCCTGCTCTCCTTCGTCGTTTTCATGAAGCCAAAATACAAAATTTGCCTGAAGTTGTGATCTGGGGTACGGGAAAACCATTACGTGAATTTTTATATTCCGAGGACATGGCGCGGGCCTGCATTTTTCTCATGCAAAATTATGATGTTACCACTGATCCGAAAGGTGGGGAACATGTAAATGTTGGATCTGGAATTGAAGTGAGCATCAAAGAATTAGCCGAAACGATTAAGAGTGTAGTGGGGTACGAAGGTAATTTAACTTTTGATCTTACGAAACCGGATGGAACTCCGAGAAAACTATTAGATGTCTCGAAACTCCATAAAATGGGCTGGAAACACGAGGTTGAATTAAAAGACGGAGTACGTGCTGCCTATACTGATTTTCTAGAAAACGGGAAACTCTAA
- a CDS encoding phosphoglycerate dehydrogenase, whose protein sequence is MAKVFVSTFPFCRTSNAALKILESSGHKVEINPLGRKMKPSEVVEFARNFDALIAGTEDLTDLVTESKSLKLISRVGVGLDSVPLDLCREKEVSVAYTPDAVSPAVSELAVCLIVDGMRKVSFADREIRSGQWTRPYGERIGGSTIGILGFGRIGKRVASHLLGYLPKEILVCDLIDQKESITQFLGVSTNIHKMNETLGKNWGKTTIKQVDLDTLLKTSDAITIHVPLTNETKNLLNFENLSRMKRNAVLVNTARGGIVNENDLYKVIKENLISSAAMDVFEEEPYNGPLRELENVILTQHMGSCSNDCREDMEREAAENVVGFFSGGRWERVV, encoded by the coding sequence TTGGCTAAGGTATTTGTTTCCACTTTCCCTTTTTGTAGAACTAGTAATGCTGCGTTAAAGATTTTGGAATCTAGCGGGCATAAGGTGGAGATCAATCCCTTGGGCCGTAAAATGAAGCCGAGCGAGGTTGTCGAATTTGCCCGTAACTTCGATGCCTTAATTGCGGGCACAGAAGATCTCACAGATCTTGTAACAGAATCTAAATCACTGAAATTGATCTCTAGAGTCGGTGTGGGGCTCGATAGTGTTCCCTTGGATCTGTGTAGAGAAAAAGAGGTTTCTGTGGCTTATACACCAGATGCTGTTTCTCCTGCTGTCTCCGAACTTGCTGTTTGTTTGATCGTGGATGGGATGCGAAAGGTATCCTTTGCCGATAGAGAGATTAGATCGGGTCAGTGGACAAGACCTTATGGGGAAAGAATCGGTGGGTCAACAATAGGAATTTTAGGTTTCGGTAGAATCGGCAAACGAGTTGCCTCTCATTTACTCGGGTATCTTCCGAAAGAGATTTTAGTTTGTGATTTGATAGACCAGAAAGAATCTATCACACAGTTTCTTGGAGTATCCACTAACATTCATAAAATGAATGAAACACTGGGGAAAAACTGGGGAAAAACTACGATTAAACAAGTTGATTTAGATACCTTGTTAAAAACATCCGATGCCATTACCATCCATGTTCCTCTAACGAATGAGACTAAAAATTTGCTAAATTTTGAGAACCTCTCACGTATGAAGCGGAATGCAGTTTTAGTCAACACGGCTAGGGGTGGAATTGTTAATGAAAATGATTTATACAAAGTAATAAAGGAAAACTTAATATCCTCTGCGGCCATGGATGTGTTTGAGGAAGAGCCATACAACGGCCCTTTACGTGAATTGGAAAATGTGATTTTGACCCAGCATATGGGTTCTTGTTCCAATGATTGCCGAGAAGATATGGAAAGAGAAGCGGCAGAAAATGTTGTTGGATTTTTTAGTGGTGGGCGTTGGGAGAGGGTAGTTTAG